The following coding sequences lie in one Arachis stenosperma cultivar V10309 chromosome 5, arast.V10309.gnm1.PFL2, whole genome shotgun sequence genomic window:
- the LOC130981334 gene encoding uncharacterized protein LOC130981334, with translation MADVPPPTPSELLRMVTELQQANQRMAEENQRMQNQIAQLEQARLDHHNHDRENNERTHVSETPQSDNEGNQRHDETQPDNEEEQPDNSVGPFTADIMNFQLPRQFTLPTTLTPYDGLGDPKQHVKKFRSIMIVNGASDPILCRCFPSFLDGPALDWFCSLPADSISRFQELAAQFEDHFAASAIYLHDSDYLTTIKQGAQESLKDYITRFTKVAMRIPDLHPEVHLHAIKSGLRPGKFQETIAVTKPKTLAEFREKAKGQIDVEELRQARKTDRSATNKDDDKPRDSKKAFKPVPRYDSYTKFNTKRDDIIKEILNSKLIKPPRKAGNYPESKSVDRSKYCTFHQKHGHTTDECVIAKDLLERLARQGHLDKFIAGQMQKNTSPAPDTSTAGTSLKGKDKAPAQLRGVINCISGGYAGGGHTSSARKRTYRAMLAITDAPSHPRRPTNISEVTFRPTDFNSADANLDDPVVISIQLGDLIVKKVLLDPGSSADVLFFTTFEKMKLSNNILQPYMGDLVGFSGERVPVLGSVWLQTTLGEQPLHNTQDIQYLVVDCFSPYNVILGRPFLNKFAAIVSTVHLCVKFPVQDNVIATVHGDLQEARQCYNTSLKATQKSRTVTCQLYKVGTDNNIRT, from the coding sequence ATGGCTGACGTTCCCCCGCCAACTCCATCCGAACTTCTGAGGATGGTGACTGAACTACAACAAGCAAATCAGCGAATGGCAGAGGAAAACCAGAGAATGCAAAACCAAATCGCACAATTAGAACAAGCTCGCCTAGATCATCATAATCACGATCGTGAGAACAACGAACGAACTCATGTCTCGGAGACGCCGCAGAGCGACAATGAAGGAAATCAGCGCCATGATGAAACCCAACCCGATAACGAAGAAGAACAACCCGACAACTCGGTAGGACCATTCACAGCAGATATAATGAACTTCCAACTCCCCCGACAATTCACTCTGCCGACGACTTTAACCCCATACGACGGGTTGGGTGACCCAAAACAGCACGTCAAGAAGTTCCGATCTATTATGATCGTTAACGGTGCATCTGATCCAATTCTTTGTCGATGTTTTCCATCTTTTTTAGACGGTCCTGCACTTGACTGGTTCTGTTCTTTGCCTGCAGATTCGATATCTCGTTTTCAAGAACTGGCCGCCCAATTTGAGGATCATTTTGCAGCATCCGCAATATATCTCCACGATTCTGATTACTTGACGACCATAAAACAGGGAGCACAAGAAAGTCTGAAGGACTATATCACCCGCTTTACAAAGGTCGCCATGAGAATTCCCGACCTCCATCCAGAAGTTCATTTACACGCCATAAAAAGCGGCCTCCGCCCTGGCAAATTCCAGGAAACTATTGCGGTGACCAAGCCAAaaaccttagccgaatttcgtGAAAAGGCCAAGGGTCAGATCGACGTGGAGGAACTCAGACAAGCAAGGAAAACGGATAGATCGGCAACGAATAAGGACGATGATAAACCTCGGGATAGCAAAAAAGCATTTAAGCCGGTCCCACGATATGACTCATACaccaaattcaatacaaaaagGGACGACATTATAAAGGAGATATTAAACTCCAAACTAATCAAGCCTCCTCGTAAAGCTGGCAATTATCCCGAGTCAAAAAGCGTCGACAGATCAAAGTACTGTACCTTTCACCAGAAACACGGACACACCACCGACGAATGTGTCATCGCCAAAGATCTCCTTGAACGGCTAGCAAGGCAAGGACATCTCGATAAATTTATTGCAGGGCAGATGCAGAAAAACACTAGCCCCGCACCAGACACATCAACAGCTGGCACCTCTTTAAAAGGAAAGGACAAAGCACCGGCACAACTAAGAGGGGTGATAAACTGCATCTCAGGAGGCTACGCTGGAGGAGGGCACACAAGCTCAGCCAGAAAGCGTACTTACAGGGCTATGCTAGCAATTACGGACGCCCCAAGCCATCCTCGGAGGCCGACGAACATTTCAGAAGTAACCTTCAGACCAACCGACTTCAACAGTGCCGATGCCAATCTAGACGACCCTGTTGTCATTTCAATTCAGCTAGGAGACCTGATAGTGAAGAAAGTTTTACTCGACCCAGGAAGCAGTGCAGATGTTCTATTTTTCACCACCTTTGAAAAAATGAAGCTGAGTAACAACATTCTCCAGCCATACATGGGAGACCTGGTTGGATTTTCAGGAGAACGAGTTCCTGTACTCGGATCAGTGTGGTTACAAACCACACTCGGTGAGCAACCATTACACAATACACAGGATATTCAGTATCTTGTGGTCGACTGCTTTAGCCCATACAACGTTATATTAGGCAGACCATTTTTAAACAAATTCGCTGCAATTGTTTCCACTGTTCACCTCTGTGTCAAGTTCCCTGTACAGGACAATGTCATAGCTACAGTTCACGGAGATCTCCAGGAGGCGAGGCAATGCTACAACACAAGCCTAAAAGCCACCCAAAAAAGTCGGACAGTCACATGTCAACTCTATAAAGTCGGAACAGATAACAATATCCGAACTTGA